One window of Deltaproteobacteria bacterium genomic DNA carries:
- a CDS encoding amidohydrolase — translation MEIKHKLISADSHCGFDRNDFVERMSKVKWGDKIPQIVEVESKGEKIDRWSVYGEPRHGDVGNCPVLMTGPFPTYPKRYAEIPAAYHDPIARLPALDADGVDAEVLFPNPPGGTFYEPGDAHYELEVVQAYNDILSDWKRASDRYVPLAAVPYLSSPQAIKKEFERAAANGHRGINLHGQMPKGLPHITDPIWNPVWEVCQELQLPLHFHGSAGLSAGASVRKWDGYSVRQAHSAQTATSAVTPAQIVPQFIFPGITEKFPGLILVFPEAGVGSLNYVIAACDHEWESRHLWTEGIITRPSEVVRRQMYVNFWFEAEGIKLRDDIGVDNIMWESDFPHVASYYPHSWREVERVLEGVPEADRRKMQYENAVRLYKIDAKLPA, via the coding sequence ATGGAAATCAAACACAAACTGATCAGCGCTGATTCCCACTGCGGGTTCGATCGCAACGATTTTGTCGAGCGCATGTCGAAGGTGAAGTGGGGTGACAAGATTCCGCAGATTGTCGAGGTGGAGTCTAAAGGGGAGAAGATCGACCGCTGGTCGGTCTATGGCGAGCCGCGCCACGGCGACGTCGGGAACTGCCCGGTGTTGATGACCGGCCCGTTTCCGACCTATCCGAAGCGCTACGCTGAAATACCCGCTGCCTATCACGACCCTATCGCCAGATTGCCTGCGCTCGATGCCGACGGGGTGGATGCCGAGGTGCTGTTCCCAAATCCGCCCGGCGGAACTTTTTATGAGCCCGGCGACGCTCACTATGAGTTAGAGGTGGTGCAGGCCTATAACGACATACTTTCTGATTGGAAGCGCGCGAGCGACCGCTATGTGCCGCTGGCCGCGGTGCCGTACCTGAGCTCGCCTCAAGCGATTAAGAAAGAATTTGAGCGCGCGGCGGCGAACGGTCACCGCGGTATCAATCTCCACGGCCAGATGCCCAAGGGATTGCCGCATATCACAGACCCCATTTGGAATCCGGTTTGGGAAGTTTGCCAGGAGTTGCAGCTCCCATTGCATTTCCACGGGTCCGCCGGACTAAGCGCCGGCGCTTCGGTGCGTAAATGGGATGGCTATTCGGTGCGCCAGGCGCATTCGGCGCAGACCGCAACGTCGGCGGTGACGCCAGCGCAGATTGTGCCGCAGTTTATTTTTCCCGGCATCACCGAGAAATTTCCCGGCTTGATCTTGGTTTTCCCTGAAGCCGGTGTTGGCAGTTTGAACTATGTCATCGCCGCCTGCGATCACGAATGGGAAAGCCGTCATCTTTGGACCGAAGGCATCATCACCCGTCCCAGTGAAGTCGTGCGCCGGCAAATGTATGTGAATTTCTGGTTCGAGGCCGAGGGGATCAAACTGCGCGACGACATCGGCGTCGACAACATCATGTGGGAGTCGGACTTTCCGCATGTAGCATCGTACTATCCGCACTCTTGGCGTGAGGTCGAACGGGTGCTCGAGGGCGTGCCGGAAGCGGACCGGCGTAAAATGCAGTACGAAAACGCCGTGCGGTTGTACAAGATCGACGCGAAACTGCCGGCGTAG
- a CDS encoding carboxymuconolactone decarboxylase family protein, producing the protein MARIPLVETTEQLSAEHHAVYDGIVKSRGAVRGVFPALLHVPSIAHHTAELGAYVRFEAKLDQRIKALAVSVTVRELECRHEWSAQVRNAERNGLSPATIKAIYQRKPPTEFPEEDAMIIRYAHELLRNHRVSEPTFSAVRDRLGVQSIVDLTATIGYYAMISCSLNAFDLVSDPEPKGFEL; encoded by the coding sequence ATGGCACGTATTCCACTCGTTGAAACCACAGAACAATTGAGCGCGGAGCATCACGCCGTCTATGACGGTATCGTCAAAAGCCGCGGCGCCGTGCGCGGCGTTTTCCCGGCCTTGCTCCACGTGCCGTCAATCGCCCATCACACCGCCGAGCTCGGCGCCTATGTGCGCTTCGAAGCAAAGCTCGACCAGCGCATCAAAGCGCTCGCCGTCTCCGTGACAGTTCGAGAGTTAGAGTGCCGCCACGAGTGGTCGGCCCAGGTGCGCAACGCCGAGCGCAACGGCTTGAGCCCGGCGACGATCAAAGCGATTTATCAGCGCAAGCCGCCCACCGAGTTTCCCGAAGAAGACGCGATGATCATCCGCTACGCGCATGAATTGCTGCGCAACCATCGGGTGAGCGAACCCACGTTTTCCGCAGTGCGTGACCGGCTCGGCGTCCAGTCCATCGTCGACCTTACCGCGACGATCGGTTACTACGCGATGATTTCCTGCAGTTTGAATGCGTTTGATTTGGTTTCGGACCCGGAACCGAAAGGGTTTGAACTTTGA
- a CDS encoding DUF3574 domain-containing protein: MRLLRFAILAIVATTFSACGSTYIVRCKDGDTLAIQDSLYFGTAKPNGVVTPDDWSGFLENTVTPRFPQGLTSSRASGQWRGSDGEIVREDSHVLLLLHPDNAATEQSIREVIDTYKSQFQQEAVLRIRSATCASF; this comes from the coding sequence ATGCGCCTTCTCCGCTTCGCTATTCTCGCCATCGTCGCCACTACCTTCAGCGCCTGCGGCTCGACCTACATCGTGCGTTGCAAAGACGGCGACACGCTAGCCATCCAGGACTCGCTCTACTTCGGCACCGCGAAACCCAACGGCGTCGTTACACCCGACGACTGGTCGGGATTCCTGGAAAATACCGTCACACCGCGGTTTCCCCAAGGTCTCACGTCATCACGTGCCTCGGGCCAGTGGCGCGGCAGTGACGGCGAGATCGTCCGCGAAGATTCCCATGTCCTCTTGCTGCTACATCCCGACAATGCGGCCACTGAGCAGTCGATCCGCGAGGTGATCGATACTTACAAGAGCCAGTTTCAACAGGAAGCGGTGCTGCGCATACGGTCAGCCACCTGCGCGTCGTTTTGA
- a CDS encoding ABC transporter substrate-binding protein: MVKIFSALAFFAVCFSVFSLGYAQQSAGRPEKKTLDIAVAAFAHTTMPLLIAHEAGYFAKYGVTVNISAVSASVAVQGLISGKIDIYQGGSAAMMAALAGADIIYVAAGVDKSSLILFGQRGITSLENLRGKTVATTSPGAFGDIAMRMSARKSGMEIPRDIKLMFHGTPAQAFQSFTLNHADGMINTPPQTDLAKQKGYPIIIDYYKEGLKIIGPGTAVTREFTQKNPNTVRAFLMGLLEGVKRAIDDEEYASKLESKYSKVTDPKILADNYQQGLRVWNKDLTIDPAAIRIVLENTPDGKGKDADPKRFYDNSFIQAINRDFASKLFPGEVK; the protein is encoded by the coding sequence ATGGTTAAAATATTTTCGGCGCTAGCATTTTTCGCCGTCTGTTTTTCGGTGTTTTCGCTAGGATATGCCCAGCAAAGCGCTGGCAGGCCGGAAAAGAAAACTCTCGACATCGCCGTCGCCGCATTCGCCCACACGACGATGCCGCTGTTGATCGCCCACGAAGCAGGCTATTTCGCCAAGTACGGCGTTACCGTGAACATCAGCGCGGTGAGCGCTAGTGTGGCTGTCCAAGGGCTGATTTCCGGCAAGATCGATATCTATCAAGGCGGCTCGGCGGCGATGATGGCGGCTTTGGCCGGCGCCGATATCATTTACGTTGCCGCCGGCGTCGACAAAAGCTCCCTCATATTGTTCGGGCAAAGGGGCATCACCAGTTTAGAAAACTTGCGCGGCAAGACTGTTGCGACTACGTCACCTGGGGCCTTTGGCGATATCGCCATGCGTATGTCGGCTCGGAAGAGCGGCATGGAGATTCCCAGGGACATCAAACTGATGTTTCACGGCACGCCGGCGCAGGCGTTTCAATCCTTCACGCTGAACCATGCCGACGGCATGATCAACACGCCGCCGCAGACCGATCTGGCCAAGCAGAAAGGCTACCCAATCATCATCGATTACTACAAAGAAGGCTTGAAGATCATCGGCCCTGGGACGGCGGTGACGCGCGAGTTTACACAGAAGAATCCCAACACGGTGAGAGCCTTTCTGATGGGATTGCTCGAAGGGGTCAAGCGGGCGATCGACGATGAGGAATATGCTAGCAAGCTCGAGTCGAAGTATTCCAAAGTCACGGATCCCAAGATTCTCGCCGACAACTATCAGCAAGGCCTGCGGGTGTGGAACAAGGACCTGACCATCGACCCGGCGGCGATTCGCATCGTGTTGGAGAACACGCCCGATGGAAAAGGTAAGGACGCCGATCCGAAACGGTTTTACGACAATTCGTTCATTCAGGCGATCAACCGGGATTTCGCTTCGAAGTTGTTTCCGGGGGAAGTGAAGTAG
- a CDS encoding citryl-CoA lyase, translating to MAEQAKIVTGLGKAELHRILVRGYDLNKELVGKISFTDMCSLMLRGRMPTANEAKMLDALLVILVEHGMVSHVVAARLIYHCAPEAIQAAVAAALCGAGSVHLGSSEWSAKMLLDALPRDTRNPEYDEIATKIIDDYTLRKQRMPGIGHRTHAEGDPRAETLFNIAKDTGVYGKYCELIQCLSKLSTERRKRLIPVNVTGAIAAIALDMGFSWQITKAFALIGRTLGAIGHIAEEIENPMATQIDAAIKQAIVYEPKRT from the coding sequence ATGGCGGAACAAGCGAAAATCGTTACAGGTCTCGGCAAAGCAGAGCTTCATCGCATTCTCGTGCGCGGCTACGATTTGAACAAAGAATTGGTCGGCAAGATCAGCTTTACCGATATGTGCTCGCTCATGCTGCGCGGGCGTATGCCGACGGCGAACGAAGCGAAAATGCTTGACGCCTTGTTGGTCATCCTGGTCGAGCATGGCATGGTCTCCCATGTGGTCGCTGCGCGCTTGATCTACCACTGCGCGCCGGAAGCGATTCAAGCTGCAGTGGCTGCAGCTCTCTGTGGCGCCGGCAGCGTGCATCTTGGCTCTTCCGAATGGTCGGCAAAGATGCTGCTCGACGCCTTGCCGCGGGATACGAGAAATCCTGAATACGATGAGATTGCGACTAAGATTATCGATGACTACACGCTGCGCAAGCAGCGCATGCCCGGTATCGGTCACCGGACCCACGCCGAGGGCGATCCACGTGCCGAGACGTTGTTCAACATCGCCAAGGACACTGGCGTTTACGGCAAATACTGCGAGTTGATTCAGTGCCTCTCGAAGCTTTCCACCGAACGGCGCAAACGGTTGATCCCGGTCAATGTCACGGGAGCGATCGCGGCGATCGCCCTCGACATGGGCTTCTCATGGCAAATTACCAAAGCCTTCGCCTTGATCGGTCGCACGCTGGGCGCCATCGGCCACATCGCCGAGGAAATCGAAAATCCCATGGCAACCCAGATCGACGCTGCGATTAAACAGGCGATTGTCTACGAACCGAAGCGGACGTAA
- a CDS encoding amidohydrolase family protein, giving the protein MLRAQLFCGFNEWNTCHGVPLRQQQDTICVFYSTSRPIRNQWRRRSVDRSGGIDYPRQRKKTIASLSPTGGTMAYDLLIKNGTVVDGSGLPGYRGDVGVSSGKIVEIGRANGTAKQVIDADGLTVAPGIIDNHTHYDAQVIWDPLCTYSCYHGVTTVVIGNCSLALAPAHKEDQANLAGVLSHVEAIPLEAINAGVKWTWETIPQYMDTLDQRLGMNVATLIGHSAVRRYVMGEPSQERQATPEEIAKMKAIVREGIEAGAIGLSFERNPRHFDWDGKLAPSNLATDEEIVEIAGVLDEVGRGVIQCGGDRKLGTKVAMSTRCPVFYGNITQAAIAPDRWRNQLDGTVELMRQGHRAYQFVMPRPGDLRYTLKTAQHFDAMKTWKNVMLLPLEARMAAFRDPETRAKLHFEAVETPVNPNFAGDFTRRWDLQFVFKPALAKNQHLVGKSIAQIAKEQNKDVLDAFLELALEEKLETEFERREVNSDEAAMKALLTSPYTVIGQSDGGAHVVFRTDYSYSTYLLSHWVREKQIMPLEQAISKLTFIPANLFGIYDRGLLRPGMAADIMIFDPKTIAPLEPGEAHDLPGGAKRRKQLAKGIEYTVVNGQTLIEKGEHTGAFPGRVARSARPA; this is encoded by the coding sequence ATGCTCCGCGCTCAATTGTTCTGTGGTTTCAACGAGTGGAATACGTGCCATGGCGTTCCCCTCAGGCAGCAACAAGATACGATATGCGTTTTCTACTCGACATCGCGGCCGATACGCAACCAATGGCGGCGTCGCTCAGTTGACAGGTCAGGTGGCATCGACTACCCTCGCCAAAGAAAGAAAACGATAGCGAGTCTCAGTCCTACGGGAGGAACGATGGCGTACGATCTACTTATCAAGAACGGCACAGTGGTGGACGGTTCGGGGCTGCCCGGGTATCGCGGCGATGTTGGGGTGAGCAGCGGCAAGATCGTTGAGATCGGCCGCGCCAATGGCACAGCCAAACAGGTGATTGATGCCGATGGTTTAACCGTGGCGCCGGGCATCATCGACAACCACACTCACTATGACGCCCAGGTGATTTGGGACCCGCTCTGCACCTACTCCTGTTATCACGGCGTAACCACAGTCGTGATCGGCAACTGCTCGCTCGCTCTGGCGCCGGCGCACAAGGAAGATCAAGCCAACCTCGCCGGGGTTTTGTCCCACGTCGAAGCGATTCCGCTGGAGGCCATCAATGCGGGCGTTAAATGGACCTGGGAAACCATCCCGCAGTACATGGACACCCTGGACCAGCGGCTCGGGATGAACGTCGCGACGCTGATCGGCCATTCCGCAGTGCGCCGCTACGTTATGGGCGAACCCTCACAAGAACGACAAGCCACTCCTGAAGAAATCGCCAAAATGAAAGCGATCGTCCGTGAAGGCATCGAAGCGGGCGCCATCGGCTTGTCTTTCGAGCGCAACCCGCGTCATTTCGATTGGGATGGCAAGCTTGCGCCGAGCAATCTCGCCACCGATGAAGAGATCGTCGAAATCGCCGGCGTCCTCGACGAAGTCGGCCGCGGCGTCATCCAGTGCGGCGGCGATCGCAAGCTTGGCACTAAAGTCGCCATGTCGACGCGCTGCCCGGTTTTCTACGGCAATATCACACAAGCCGCCATCGCTCCTGACCGCTGGCGCAATCAGCTCGACGGCACGGTCGAATTGATGCGCCAGGGCCACCGGGCCTATCAATTCGTCATGCCGCGGCCGGGCGATTTGCGCTACACGCTCAAGACGGCACAGCATTTCGATGCCATGAAAACTTGGAAAAACGTCATGCTGCTGCCGCTGGAAGCGCGCATGGCGGCGTTCCGCGATCCGGAAACGCGCGCCAAGCTGCACTTCGAAGCGGTCGAAACGCCGGTCAATCCGAACTTTGCCGGCGACTTCACCCGCCGTTGGGATTTGCAGTTCGTTTTCAAACCCGCGCTGGCGAAAAACCAGCACCTCGTCGGCAAGAGCATCGCCCAGATCGCCAAGGAGCAGAACAAAGACGTGCTCGATGCGTTTCTTGAATTAGCGCTGGAAGAGAAACTCGAGACTGAGTTTGAGCGGCGCGAAGTGAACAGCGACGAAGCGGCGATGAAAGCGCTGCTAACAAGTCCCTACACTGTCATTGGTCAGTCGGACGGCGGCGCGCACGTGGTCTTCCGCACCGATTATAGCTACTCGACCTACCTGCTGTCCCACTGGGTGCGCGAGAAGCAGATCATGCCGCTGGAGCAGGCGATCAGCAAGCTGACGTTTATTCCTGCGAATCTGTTTGGCATCTACGACCGCGGGCTGCTGCGCCCCGGCATGGCGGCAGACATAATGATTTTTGATCCGAAGACCATCGCGCCTTTGGAACCCGGTGAAGCCCACGACTTGCCTGGAGGCGCCAAGCGGCGCAAACAACTCGCTAAAGGCATCGAGTACACGGTGGTCAATGGCCAAACGTTGATCGAAAAGGGCGAGCACACCGGCGCGTTTCCGGGCCGGGTGGCGCGGAGCGCGCGGCCAGCGTAG
- a CDS encoding amidohydrolase: MNLKYGFISVDDHVQEVPNLWADRVEKKFRDRAPRLVASKNGGEQWLLDGQVLLDGRAARAGALLVDRNEDPKRWADVPAPVFTPAERLKAMDSAGIDYSVLYPTVAGLAGEAFGRLDDSELELACVRAYNDWLIDEWAKTSERFIPQCLVPIWPVEAAIAEVKRGVGKGHRGVIFPSLPMHLRKVPHVSGPEYDPFWSACEELSVPVCLHAGASPELQTPLPPSVKPTLAAAMDAATKPVSSVFVISLYSFSRVLLRHPKLRFVLAESALSWGMLYLEWADHQFDHDGLSREGYDLNPSQMFKRQCFFNSWYDPIAPFTDYIGADHIMWSSNLPLANSTWPRTQETIDHCFKGVTAADRERVLWKNAERLYRL; the protein is encoded by the coding sequence ATGAACTTGAAGTATGGCTTCATCAGTGTCGACGATCATGTGCAGGAGGTGCCGAATCTCTGGGCCGATCGCGTCGAGAAAAAATTTCGCGACCGGGCACCGCGTTTGGTCGCTAGCAAAAATGGCGGCGAGCAGTGGCTGCTCGATGGTCAAGTATTGCTTGACGGCCGCGCGGCGCGGGCCGGAGCGTTGCTGGTCGATCGCAATGAAGATCCCAAGCGCTGGGCTGATGTGCCGGCTCCAGTATTCACGCCCGCTGAACGGTTAAAGGCGATGGATTCGGCTGGTATCGACTACTCGGTTCTCTATCCGACGGTGGCAGGTTTAGCCGGGGAAGCTTTTGGACGGCTGGATGATTCTGAGTTGGAGCTTGCCTGCGTGCGGGCCTACAACGATTGGCTGATCGACGAATGGGCGAAAACGAGCGAGCGCTTTATTCCACAGTGTCTGGTGCCGATTTGGCCGGTGGAAGCGGCGATCGCCGAGGTAAAGCGTGGTGTCGGCAAGGGCCATCGCGGCGTGATTTTCCCATCGCTGCCGATGCATTTGCGCAAAGTCCCTCACGTCAGCGGGCCGGAATACGATCCGTTCTGGTCGGCCTGCGAAGAGTTGAGTGTGCCGGTCTGTTTGCATGCGGGTGCGTCACCGGAGTTGCAAACGCCGCTGCCGCCGAGTGTCAAACCGACGTTGGCCGCCGCCATGGATGCCGCCACCAAGCCGGTGTCGAGCGTGTTTGTTATCTCGCTCTATTCTTTTTCACGGGTGTTGCTCCGTCACCCGAAGCTGCGCTTCGTGCTAGCCGAGAGCGCACTCAGTTGGGGCATGCTCTATTTGGAATGGGCCGACCACCAGTTCGATCATGACGGCCTCTCGCGCGAAGGGTACGATCTGAACCCGTCACAGATGTTTAAACGCCAGTGCTTTTTTAACTCCTGGTACGATCCCATTGCGCCGTTCACCGACTACATCGGCGCCGATCATATTATGTGGTCGAGCAATTTGCCGCTCGCCAACTCCACCTGGCCGCGCACGCAGGAAACCATCGATCATTGTTTCAAGGGGGTAACGGCAGCGGACCGGGAGCGAGTTCTTTGGAAGAATGCAGAGAGGTTGTATCGATTATAG